A window of Methanomassiliicoccus luminyensis B10 genomic DNA:
CCATGTCCATGCTGACCTCCGCGCTCAAGAACCTGTTCCGGCGCCCCTTCACCACCACCTACCCCGCGGTGCCGGCGGACCTCCCCCCCGATAACCGGGGGAGGGTGGTGTGGGACATGCAGAAGTGCATCTGGTGCCGGAAGTGCGAGCGCTCCTGCCCCTCCCGGGCGATCACCACCGACAAGGAGGCCAAGACCCAGACCATCGTGAGGCACCGGTGCATCGGGTGCAACACCTGCGTGGAGGTGTGCCCGACCCAGACCATAACGATGCTGCCCGACTACTCGAAGCCGGACACCGCGCCGGTGGTGCACGTCTTCTGGGTGGGCATGCCCAAGCATGAGTACAGGGTGGAGCACCTGCCCCGCCAGGAGGGCCGTCCAGCGGTCCAGAGCTTGCCCGATGAGGATAAGGGGCAAGAACAACGTTTATGAAATGGGCCCTCTCACGTCAGCACCACGGAAAGAGAGGTGAGAATATGGCAGATGTAGGCCCGACAGAGCTGATGCACAACGTGATGGAGCTGGACCAGCAGAACTTCGCCGAGACCATCAGGAACAAGGACAAGCTCGTGGTGGTGGAGTTCTACCTTCCCGAATGCCCGCACTGCCAGAGGATGGCCCCGATCTACGAGGACCTCTCCCGGGAGATGGCGGACGAGGCGGTGTTCACCCGCATACACGCGAGGGACAATTGGGACCTGGCAAGCCAGTACGGGATCCAGGGCACTCCTACCTTCAAGATGTTCTGCCGGGACCAGCTGCTCGGCGAGGTGGTGGGGGAGACCAGCGCCACGGTGCTGCGCAACACCATCAAGGACTTCATCCGCCACCAGGAGGCCTGCGCGTCCGGAAGGAACGCATCCTACGAGCTGGACGGGTACGGTTGAGCGCTCCGGCGTAAGGGACCTGGCGCCAAAAGGGTTAACCCATCCTTCCTCGCATTAGTGTTATCCGTGGTGAGATTGGAGGAAGGGAGCGGTACTTCCGACTACAGCGATAGGCGGTACCTCTCCGCCGGCGAGGCGGCCAACTTCCTGGGCACGACGGTCCGGGAGCTGCACCGCCTGGTCAGGGAGTCAAAGGTCCCCGTGACCATCGCCGGCAGCGGGCAGCAGAGGTTCGACATCGCCCACCTGAGGGAGATGGGCGAGCGCGCGGTCCCCCGGCCCCCGGTCCCGGAGCGCACCGTTCTCGAGGTCAACGGGACCAGGCAGGAGGTGCTGTGCAGGGGCTCGCAGAGCATGGGCGAACTGGAGGACGGCAGCGTGCACCTGGTGGTGACGTCGCCGCCGTACTTCGATACCAAGATGTACTCCCCCCGGCCGCTGCGGGGCGATCTGGGGGACGTCCACTCCGTGGACGACTGGTTCGACGAGATCGGCCGGGTGTGGTCGGAGTGCTACAGGGTCCTCCAGCCGGGGCGGAGGGCCTTCATCAATATCATGAACCTGCCGGTCCGGCAGCCCGACGGGGGCTATCGCACCCTGAACCTGGTGGGGAGGACCATCGACCGGTGCGAGGAGCTGGGCTTCGTGTTCAAGCGGGACATCGTATGGCACAAGACCAACGGCGTCCGCGCCCCCTTCGGCACCTACCCGTACCCGGGGGGCATCCTGATCAACAACATGCACGAGTTCATACTGGAGCTGGAGAAGCCCATCCCCAGAGCGCTACGGCCGAAGAAGTACGCCCACGTCCCTGCCGCCGATAAGGAGGCCTCGCGGCTGGACAAGGAGTTCTGGCTGTCCATAAAGAACAGCGACGTGTGGCTGATGGCGCCCCAGGCCAGCGGGGACCGCCGGGACCACATCGCCCCCTTCCCCGCCGAGCTCCCGGCGCGGCTGATACGCGCCTTCACCTTCAAAGGCGAGACGGTCCTGGATCCGTTCCTGGGCTCCGGGACCACGCTGCTCGCCGCGGCCGCCCTGGGGCGCAACGGGGCGGGGTACGAGATCAACCCCCACATCGCCGGTTCCGCAGTGGAGGCGCTGAAGAAGAGAGCTTGAGATCAAGGGCCGCTAATGGCCGGACCCTCCGTCGACATCCCGATAGAGCATGAGCCTATACTCTCGGAAACCATGTTTTTCCCAGAAAGAGCGGCCCATGACGTTCTTGGACACGACCCGGAGCTCTATCCTTCCGACCCCCTGATCGTCAAACCATCCGTTGAGGTAAGCGAGCATTTGCTCTCCGACCCCTTTTCTTCTGAACGACGGCCTCACCGCCATCTCCTTTATCAGGCCGTACCTTTCCCTTTCAAGCACGGGTGGATAGTACGCTATCTCCGCTGCGGAGTAACCGATGACATGGCCGTCTTCGATCGCGACCGCTATAAGGGAGCTATCCGAACCCAACAGCGTTT
This region includes:
- a CDS encoding 4Fe-4S dicluster domain-containing protein is translated as MSMLTSALKNLFRRPFTTTYPAVPADLPPDNRGRVVWDMQKCIWCRKCERSCPSRAITTDKEAKTQTIVRHRCIGCNTCVEVCPTQTITMLPDYSKPDTAPVVHVFWVGMPKHEYRVEHLPRQEGRPAVQSLPDEDKGQEQRL
- a CDS encoding thioredoxin family protein, translating into MADVGPTELMHNVMELDQQNFAETIRNKDKLVVVEFYLPECPHCQRMAPIYEDLSREMADEAVFTRIHARDNWDLASQYGIQGTPTFKMFCRDQLLGEVVGETSATVLRNTIKDFIRHQEACASGRNASYELDGYG
- a CDS encoding DNA-methyltransferase, with translation MVRLEEGSGTSDYSDRRYLSAGEAANFLGTTVRELHRLVRESKVPVTIAGSGQQRFDIAHLREMGERAVPRPPVPERTVLEVNGTRQEVLCRGSQSMGELEDGSVHLVVTSPPYFDTKMYSPRPLRGDLGDVHSVDDWFDEIGRVWSECYRVLQPGRRAFINIMNLPVRQPDGGYRTLNLVGRTIDRCEELGFVFKRDIVWHKTNGVRAPFGTYPYPGGILINNMHEFILELEKPIPRALRPKKYAHVPAADKEASRLDKEFWLSIKNSDVWLMAPQASGDRRDHIAPFPAELPARLIRAFTFKGETVLDPFLGSGTTLLAAAALGRNGAGYEINPHIAGSAVEALKKRA
- a CDS encoding GNAT family N-acetyltransferase, which encodes MMVKKAEADHVPEIVEIWMELMDHHSNLDPFFTRRVDGHENYRRHLETLLGSDSSLIAVAIEDGHVIGYSAAEIAYYPPVLERERYGLIKEMAVRPSFRRKGVGEQMLAYLNGWFDDQGVGRIELRVVSKNVMGRSFWEKHGFREYRLMLYRDVDGGSGH